A genome region from Thalassotalea euphylliae includes the following:
- a CDS encoding M48 family metallopeptidase encodes MTANLQTGSSGSLSYRLIYSDKRKTIGLQVKHGLITVRAPSFVDKTFVERFVASKASWLRAKVSQQHNTENRLPRYRLMDGGRMLFMGKEFDITVQTGRRSSIDLGDEAFSFKLPSSYFASSEDEINSKGTPSKLTLQLEKQLDQWLKEQALKYLPERVRYWSSITNLLPQEVLIRKYKSRWGSCTSRGVVSLNSRLMLCPVEVVDYVIIHELCHLVHLNHSAKFWQLVDRHCPDMEQAKYWLKQNQREFYF; translated from the coding sequence GTGACTGCAAACTTACAAACCGGATCTTCGGGTAGCTTGTCATATCGATTGATTTATAGTGATAAACGCAAAACAATAGGTCTACAAGTTAAGCACGGGCTTATTACAGTTCGTGCTCCCTCCTTTGTTGATAAGACTTTTGTTGAGCGATTTGTGGCCAGTAAAGCAAGCTGGCTTAGGGCAAAAGTTTCTCAACAGCACAATACAGAAAACCGCTTACCACGCTATCGGCTTATGGATGGTGGTCGTATGCTATTTATGGGCAAAGAGTTCGATATTACAGTACAAACGGGTCGCAGAAGCAGTATTGACCTTGGTGATGAGGCTTTCTCTTTTAAACTGCCAAGCAGCTATTTTGCTTCAAGTGAAGATGAAATAAATAGTAAAGGCACACCTAGCAAGTTAACACTTCAATTGGAAAAACAGCTTGATCAATGGCTCAAAGAACAGGCGTTAAAATACCTGCCTGAGCGGGTCAGATATTGGTCATCAATAACCAACTTACTTCCGCAAGAGGTATTGATTAGGAAGTACAAATCCCGTTGGGGAAGTTGCACGAGTCGAGGCGTTGTCAGCTTAAATAGCCGGCTAATGTTGTGCCCTGTCGAAGTTGTTGACTATGTTATTATTCACGAGCTTTGCCACTTAGTTCACCTTAATCATTCCGCAAAATTCTGGCAGCTTGTAGACAGGCACTGCCCTGATATGGAACAAGCTAAATATTGGCTTAAACAAAACCAGCGAGAGTTCTATTTTTAA
- a CDS encoding YebG family protein, producing MAVESRFVVIRDGVEVQTFMDKKAADEYDKMLDMADNLSAMLTDAPIELSEQVTEDLSIFLAERREEVLIALQAKKPKPTPKTEAQSASNKEQASSKVSKKDKATNTSKADSSDEEQLPEAS from the coding sequence ATGGCAGTTGAAAGTCGGTTTGTGGTAATTAGAGATGGCGTGGAGGTGCAGACGTTTATGGATAAGAAGGCCGCTGATGAATACGACAAAATGTTGGATATGGCAGATAACTTGTCTGCGATGCTCACCGATGCACCAATCGAATTGTCAGAGCAAGTAACTGAAGACCTCAGTATCTTTTTAGCGGAGCGACGCGAAGAAGTGCTCATTGCGCTGCAAGCGAAAAAGCCAAAGCCAACACCAAAAACTGAAGCGCAGTCTGCAAGCAACAAAGAGCAAGCATCAAGTAAAGTAAGTAAAAAAGATAAAGCGACTAACACTAGTAAAGCTGATAGTAGTGACGAAGAACAGCTTCCAGAAGCAAGTTAG
- a CDS encoding DUF3718 domain-containing protein, whose protein sequence is MNSPIKTTKVKTVITGVVAGLSLALVSGNSMAMDKQVERALIKVCKSAASNKPIRMKVAMEDYNLSTHDVALKVMCNGDDIITFAETRGAYKTASRLQNSIGGVEIIDVAKADKIYVNFIE, encoded by the coding sequence ATGAATAGCCCAATCAAAACAACTAAGGTTAAAACTGTCATCACTGGCGTTGTCGCAGGTTTATCGTTGGCGCTGGTAAGCGGCAATAGCATGGCAATGGACAAACAAGTAGAGCGCGCATTGATCAAAGTATGTAAATCAGCGGCTAGCAACAAGCCCATTCGAATGAAAGTGGCTATGGAGGATTACAATCTATCAACACATGACGTTGCGTTGAAAGTTATGTGTAATGGCGACGATATTATTACTTTTGCGGAAACCCGCGGTGCTTATAAAACCGCCTCTCGACTACAAAACAGTATTGGTGGTGTTGAAATTATCGACGTAGCCAAAGCGGATAAAATTTATGTTAACTTTATTGAATAA
- the moeA gene encoding molybdopterin molybdotransferase MoeA has translation MADCFSQSGLLPFEQAKTLILENVPTHNDSEEIPIEQAIGRVLASQMLSPVNVPPHDNSAMDGYAFAQASVEHTSRLRLVGKAFAGAPFKGQVGAGECVRIMTGAKLPLGCDTVEMQENVEAQDDQLVLQQATKHGQHVRATGEDIQQQQVLMNKGHQLTSADIGTLASIGIASVAVVKPLTIALIATGDELKQPGEVLTEGDIFESNRFFLSAMLTKLPVKVIDFGVIADDKEQLRAAFNQANQQADVVISSGGVSVGEADYTKLILEELGQVGFWKIAMKPGKPFAFGKLANSTFFGLPGNPVSALVTFYQLVVPALYQMMAAKMPPRVKLPAVTTSALRKAPGRMDFQRAVWQLNSEGQLEVTSTGSQGSGILTSIAKANCFILLPQDQGRVEQGGTVMIELFDELIS, from the coding sequence ATGGCTGATTGTTTTAGTCAATCGGGTTTGCTGCCATTTGAGCAAGCGAAAACCCTCATATTAGAAAATGTTCCAACCCACAACGACAGCGAAGAAATTCCAATTGAACAGGCAATTGGTAGAGTTCTAGCCAGCCAAATGCTAAGCCCCGTTAATGTACCGCCTCATGATAATTCAGCGATGGACGGCTATGCCTTTGCTCAGGCAAGTGTTGAGCATACCAGTAGGCTAAGGTTGGTAGGCAAAGCGTTTGCAGGTGCACCCTTTAAAGGCCAAGTCGGTGCTGGTGAATGTGTTCGAATTATGACCGGTGCTAAATTGCCTTTAGGCTGTGACACGGTTGAAATGCAAGAAAATGTTGAGGCTCAAGACGATCAGCTTGTGCTGCAACAAGCAACGAAGCACGGTCAGCACGTTAGAGCGACAGGTGAAGATATTCAGCAACAACAAGTATTGATGAACAAAGGTCATCAGTTGACGAGTGCTGATATAGGTACCTTGGCTTCTATTGGAATTGCCTCCGTCGCCGTTGTGAAACCGCTGACTATTGCGTTGATTGCGACAGGAGATGAGTTAAAACAGCCTGGTGAAGTGTTAACGGAAGGGGATATTTTTGAGAGTAATCGCTTCTTTTTGTCGGCTATGTTGACCAAACTACCAGTTAAGGTGATTGATTTTGGCGTTATCGCTGATGATAAAGAGCAACTGCGAGCAGCGTTTAATCAAGCTAACCAGCAAGCCGACGTAGTCATCTCAAGTGGCGGCGTTTCCGTGGGGGAGGCTGACTACACTAAGCTGATTTTGGAAGAATTAGGTCAAGTGGGCTTTTGGAAAATTGCCATGAAGCCAGGCAAACCCTTTGCTTTTGGTAAACTAGCGAACAGCACCTTCTTTGGTCTGCCGGGAAATCCCGTATCAGCATTGGTAACTTTTTACCAGCTAGTGGTGCCTGCGCTTTACCAAATGATGGCTGCCAAAATGCCACCGCGCGTTAAACTGCCGGCAGTAACAACCTCAGCACTAAGAAAAGCACCGGGGCGAATGGATTTTCAACGGGCGGTTTGGCAGTTAAATAGCGAAGGCCAACTTGAAGTGACAAGTACAGGCTCACAAGGCTCTGGCATCTTAACCAGTATTGCCAAAGCTAACTGCTTCATTTTGTTACCACAAGATCAAGGTCGAGTGGAGCAGGGCGGAACCGTGATGATAGAGTTGTTTGACGAGTTAATCTCATAA
- the moaA gene encoding GTP 3',8-cyclase MoaA encodes MLQDAFGRRFYYLRLSITDVCNFRCQYCLPDGYQCDHDRNFLTLPEIKTLAATFARLGTEKIRITGGEPSLRKDLPEIISACKNTSGIKKVAITTNGYKLPEHLPSWLDAGLDAINISIDSLDAKQFQLITGHNKLATILEGIDQALAAPQLTVKVNTVLMRGFNLDELSRFLAWVKDKPVSLRFIELMQTGDNTTFFDQQHVGGDTIKCHLLQNGWLPALKDKAAGPAQEFYHPDYAGKIGLIMPYSKDFCASCNRLRISSLGKLHLCLFAEQGHELRHLLTPNTQSDTQSNDEKIERIAAEITSLLGDKKVSHFLQDRLTGATKHLSMLGG; translated from the coding sequence ATGTTACAAGACGCTTTCGGTCGCAGATTTTATTATCTGCGCCTTTCAATTACTGATGTATGCAACTTTCGTTGCCAATATTGCTTGCCTGATGGTTATCAGTGCGATCACGATCGCAACTTTCTTACCCTGCCCGAAATCAAAACACTGGCGGCAACGTTCGCTCGTTTAGGCACCGAGAAAATTCGTATTACTGGCGGTGAGCCGTCTTTACGAAAAGATTTACCTGAAATTATCAGTGCCTGCAAAAATACCTCAGGTATTAAAAAAGTTGCCATCACCACTAATGGCTATAAATTACCTGAGCATTTGCCAAGTTGGTTAGATGCTGGCTTAGACGCCATCAATATCAGTATTGATAGTTTAGATGCCAAACAGTTTCAGCTAATTACCGGCCACAACAAGTTAGCCACTATTCTTGAAGGCATTGACCAAGCACTTGCAGCGCCGCAATTAACAGTGAAAGTAAATACTGTATTAATGCGCGGTTTTAATTTAGATGAACTGTCACGCTTTTTAGCTTGGGTAAAAGACAAGCCGGTTTCACTGCGATTTATCGAGTTGATGCAAACTGGTGACAACACAACCTTCTTCGATCAACAGCATGTTGGTGGCGACACCATTAAGTGTCACTTGCTACAAAATGGTTGGCTACCAGCTTTAAAAGATAAAGCCGCAGGCCCAGCGCAAGAGTTTTACCACCCAGACTATGCTGGCAAAATTGGCCTTATCATGCCGTACAGCAAGGACTTCTGTGCGAGTTGTAACCGCCTGAGAATTAGCTCGCTAGGCAAACTTCACCTTTGCTTGTTTGCCGAGCAAGGGCACGAATTGCGTCACTTGTTAACCCCAAACACGCAAAGCGATACTCAAAGCAATGACGAAAAGATTGAACGCATAGCAGCAGAAATTACCTCCTTATTGGGCGACAAAAAGGTTAGTCACTTTTTACAAGACCGGCTGACCGGTGCCACTAAACATTTGTCAATGTTAGGAGGCTAA
- a CDS encoding molybdenum cofactor guanylyltransferase, which yields MNNHQNGCIGIVLAGGLSRRMGKNKSQLMRAQQAGSQTMLSFSQELLADAGVDRVVISTSSENLTTDSPLNKTENKANIVPDLMPQLGPLGGIYSVFSQVPCQAALIIPVDLPLMNAQVLTQLKQAGQLLKQAVRFEQHSLPLYLPNNAYTELFFNQHLVQLSQSAKGPSIKALLAQMPHQSIRCLTPSTLTNTNTPDDWQQAQSQLLTPLRSY from the coding sequence TTGAATAACCATCAAAATGGCTGCATTGGCATAGTGCTCGCGGGTGGTTTGTCACGCCGCATGGGGAAAAATAAGTCGCAGCTAATGCGCGCGCAGCAAGCCGGTTCGCAAACCATGTTGTCATTTAGCCAAGAACTACTTGCTGATGCGGGTGTTGATCGCGTAGTGATTAGCACTTCATCAGAAAACTTAACCACAGATTCGCCTTTAAACAAGACCGAAAACAAGGCCAATATCGTACCTGATCTAATGCCACAACTTGGGCCACTGGGCGGTATTTACAGTGTATTTTCACAAGTACCTTGTCAGGCAGCATTAATTATTCCTGTTGACCTGCCCTTGATGAACGCCCAAGTATTAACTCAGTTAAAACAGGCTGGGCAACTGCTAAAGCAGGCGGTACGTTTTGAACAGCACTCACTACCGCTTTATTTGCCAAACAATGCCTATACTGAATTGTTTTTTAATCAGCACTTAGTTCAACTAAGTCAAAGTGCGAAAGGGCCTTCGATTAAGGCGCTATTGGCACAAATGCCACATCAGTCAATTAGGTGCTTAACGCCCAGTACATTAACCAATACCAATACCCCTGACGACTGGCAACAAGCTCAGTCGCAACTGTTGACGCCACTAAGGAGTTATTAA
- the moaB gene encoding molybdenum cofactor biosynthesis protein B, producing the protein MAKASLPEFIPLNIAVLTVSDTRSEETDTSGAALVERLTRAGHTLAKKAIVKDDVYQLRAIVSKWIASDDVQVVISTGGTGFTARDNTPEALMPLFDKQIEGFGETFRHISLGEIGTSTVQSRALAGMANGTAVFCVPGSTNACKTAWDKLLAEQLDASHKPCNFAPHLKNIDVNCHTRG; encoded by the coding sequence ATGGCCAAAGCAAGTTTACCTGAATTTATTCCATTGAATATCGCTGTACTTACCGTTTCAGATACCCGCAGTGAAGAAACTGATACCTCAGGCGCAGCACTGGTTGAGCGTTTAACTCGAGCAGGCCATACACTGGCTAAAAAGGCGATAGTGAAAGACGATGTTTATCAATTACGTGCCATTGTCTCGAAATGGATTGCCAGTGACGATGTGCAAGTGGTTATTTCAACTGGCGGCACCGGTTTTACTGCCCGTGACAACACGCCTGAAGCCTTAATGCCATTATTTGACAAACAGATTGAAGGTTTCGGCGAAACCTTCCGCCATATTTCATTAGGTGAAATTGGCACTTCTACGGTGCAATCTCGTGCCCTTGCTGGCATGGCGAATGGTACCGCAGTATTTTGTGTACCCGGCTCAACTAACGCCTGTAAAACCGCATGGGATAAGTTATTGGCAGAGCAGCTTGATGCCAGCCACAAGCCGTGTAACTTTGCACCACACCTGAAAAATATTGATGTTAACTGCCATACCCGAGGTTAA
- the moaC gene encoding cyclic pyranopterin monophosphate synthase MoaC: MSDSLTHLNAQGEANMVDVTDKAVTQRQATAQGYIKMSADTLAMITEGKHKKGDVFAVARIAGIQAAKKCGDLIPLCHPLMLTKVQVDFTPEPEHNRVKVTSLCKLSGQTGVEMEALTAVSVACLTLFDMCKAVDPNMVIEGIAVTTKSGGKSGHWERTQSC, translated from the coding sequence ATGAGTGATTCACTAACTCATTTGAATGCACAAGGTGAAGCCAACATGGTTGATGTTACTGACAAAGCGGTCACGCAGCGTCAGGCGACAGCACAAGGCTATATCAAGATGTCGGCAGACACTTTAGCCATGATAACCGAAGGCAAACATAAAAAAGGAGACGTGTTCGCCGTAGCGCGCATCGCCGGTATTCAGGCGGCGAAAAAGTGTGGCGATTTAATTCCGCTTTGCCACCCTTTGATGCTGACAAAAGTTCAAGTTGATTTTACCCCCGAGCCTGAGCACAACCGAGTTAAAGTCACTAGCCTATGCAAGCTTTCAGGCCAAACCGGTGTTGAAATGGAAGCACTAACGGCGGTGTCAGTTGCCTGTTTAACCTTGTTTGACATGTGTAAAGCCGTTGACCCTAACATGGTGATTGAAGGGATCGCGGTAACTACTAAATCAGGTGGTAAAAGCGGACACTGGGAGCGCACACAATCATGCTAA
- the moaD gene encoding molybdopterin converting factor subunit 1 yields MLTILFFARLREQLGQTSVQLTITENTTVEQVLTQLIEEHPSWQSPLSSNNILAALNQQMVSKDTVVSAGDELAFFPPVTGG; encoded by the coding sequence ATGCTAACCATATTATTTTTTGCTCGATTGCGTGAGCAGCTTGGTCAAACTTCGGTTCAACTCACAATTACCGAAAACACCACTGTAGAACAAGTGCTGACGCAACTGATTGAAGAGCACCCTAGTTGGCAATCTCCTCTAAGTAGCAACAATATTTTAGCCGCACTTAATCAACAAATGGTGAGTAAAGATACGGTGGTAAGTGCTGGTGATGAGCTCGCATTTTTCCCACCTGTTACCGGAGGCTAA
- the moaE gene encoding molybdopterin synthase catalytic subunit MoaE: MTVTDLNSADSIDTKVRVSEADFNAGDEIALLQANNQADGAVVTFTGRVRKQNEGQQVTGLFLEHYPAMTALSLNRIVDSARAKWVINKVVVIHRVGQLNLGDNIVFVGVTSAHRGDAFAAAEFIMDYLKIEAPFWKKETRTDGEVWIDARQSDQDKAITW; encoded by the coding sequence TTGACTGTAACTGACCTTAATAGCGCCGACTCAATCGACACCAAAGTACGAGTGAGCGAAGCTGATTTTAATGCTGGTGATGAAATCGCATTACTGCAAGCTAACAACCAAGCAGATGGCGCAGTTGTGACGTTTACGGGCCGCGTGCGTAAGCAAAATGAAGGTCAGCAAGTAACGGGCTTGTTTCTAGAGCACTACCCTGCAATGACAGCACTGTCACTTAACCGCATAGTTGATAGCGCCAGAGCTAAGTGGGTGATCAATAAAGTCGTGGTTATTCACCGCGTTGGCCAGCTGAACCTTGGCGATAATATCGTTTTTGTTGGCGTTACTAGTGCACATCGTGGTGATGCATTTGCCGCTGCCGAATTTATTATGGACTACCTCAAAATTGAAGCGCCATTTTGGAAAAAAGAAACACGAACCGATGGCGAAGTTTGGATAGACGCCAGACAAAGTGATCAAGACAAAGCAATTACTTGGTGA
- the modA gene encoding molybdate ABC transporter substrate-binding protein — MQQFLTPTNKFIKTFLNKVDLRSRCCHLPASFVHKLNLKQLRSILFNVFGLFSFFSFNFFNLLALFSLAALSASAYAQSEVVLRAAVASNFAASAKQLSTPFEKQYNLKIHWISGASGALYQQIRHGAPFDLFFSADRQHPQRLADNGFIKQTTLAPYAIGQLAIYAAKNPALTPQAIINKDFVAKRIAIANPITAPYGKAAQAWLTEHELWQQYRKSAIVGNNVNQTFQQTHSGAVDWGLVAVSQLVAHQLPVHQVTLTSPEMLTQYAGVLSASKHPALSSKLVAFFTHVEQQEKIASLGYLPINALSTPAQLSQDIPSATRHD; from the coding sequence ATGCAGCAGTTTTTAACACCGACTAATAAGTTCATTAAAACCTTTCTCAACAAGGTCGATTTGCGCTCGCGCTGCTGTCACTTGCCTGCTTCTTTCGTTCATAAACTTAACCTTAAACAGCTTCGCTCTATATTATTTAACGTATTTGGCTTATTTAGCTTTTTTTCGTTTAATTTTTTTAACTTACTTGCCCTGTTTAGCTTGGCAGCATTGAGCGCCAGTGCTTACGCCCAGTCAGAGGTCGTGCTTAGAGCAGCCGTTGCCAGTAATTTTGCGGCCAGTGCAAAACAATTATCCACTCCTTTTGAAAAGCAATATAACCTAAAAATCCATTGGATAAGCGGTGCTAGCGGTGCGCTTTACCAGCAAATTCGACATGGCGCCCCATTTGATTTATTTTTTTCTGCTGATCGCCAGCATCCGCAGCGATTAGCCGATAACGGCTTTATCAAGCAAACAACGCTTGCTCCGTATGCCATAGGCCAACTCGCCATTTATGCGGCGAAAAATCCGGCTCTAACGCCACAAGCTATTATCAACAAAGACTTTGTTGCTAAACGTATTGCCATTGCCAATCCAATCACCGCCCCTTATGGCAAAGCGGCACAAGCGTGGTTAACCGAGCATGAACTTTGGCAGCAATATCGCAAAAGTGCAATTGTCGGCAATAATGTCAATCAAACCTTTCAGCAAACTCATTCTGGCGCCGTCGATTGGGGCTTAGTTGCGGTTAGTCAGCTAGTCGCCCATCAGTTGCCTGTGCATCAAGTTACCCTTACAAGCCCTGAGATGCTCACCCAATACGCAGGTGTACTTTCTGCCAGTAAACACCCTGCACTATCGAGTAAGCTGGTTGCGTTTTTTACGCATGTTGAACAACAAGAAAAGATCGCTTCACTCGGCTATTTGCCCATTAATGCATTGAGTACCCCTGCGCAGTTGTCTCAAGATATACCAAGTGCCACTCGCCATGACTGA
- the modB gene encoding molybdate ABC transporter permease subunit, producing MTEFDLLATFTTLKLASVTTLILLLLGTPLAWWLSQLQSKWRVVIEAVVALPLVLPPTVLGFYLLIAFAPDALPGQLWQSLTGQQLAFSFSAIVIGSVFYSLPFVVQPLQKAFEQIDPHVLAKARMLGATKLDLFFHVILPLTKASFVTAATLGFAHTVGEFGVVLMIGGNIPDETRVLSIALFDHVEAFDYQQAHLLASILLIGSLVTLALIYLLNFYHDQRSSYESANESSRRLRQD from the coding sequence ATGACTGAATTTGATCTATTAGCCACCTTCACAACACTTAAACTGGCAAGTGTCACAACCCTGATTTTACTATTGCTGGGCACACCGCTGGCATGGTGGTTAAGCCAGTTACAATCAAAATGGCGAGTGGTGATTGAGGCTGTGGTTGCTTTGCCATTGGTTCTACCGCCAACCGTGTTAGGTTTTTACTTACTTATTGCCTTTGCGCCAGATGCCCTGCCCGGCCAATTATGGCAGTCGCTTACCGGCCAGCAACTAGCGTTTAGCTTTTCGGCAATTGTTATCGGCTCAGTGTTTTATTCACTGCCCTTTGTTGTTCAGCCACTACAAAAAGCGTTCGAACAAATTGATCCACATGTTTTGGCCAAAGCACGCATGTTAGGTGCAACCAAGCTCGACTTATTTTTCCACGTTATTTTACCACTGACCAAAGCCAGCTTTGTCACCGCGGCAACCTTAGGTTTTGCTCATACCGTGGGCGAGTTTGGTGTGGTACTAATGATCGGCGGCAATATTCCTGATGAAACTCGAGTGTTATCTATCGCATTATTCGACCATGTTGAAGCGTTTGATTATCAACAAGCACATTTACTGGCTTCGATACTGCTAATCGGCTCATTAGTTACGCTAGCGCTGATCTATTTACTCAATTTTTACCATGACCAACGAAGTTCATACGAGAGTGCAAATGAGAGTTCGCGTAGGCTAAGGCAAGACTAA
- a CDS encoding ATP-binding cassette domain-containing protein produces MSYLDVNIKAQLANFSLAIEERIPLTGIVGLFGHSGAGKSTLLKTIAGLKTPAVGDITLAGTKLLATKERLNVASKHRRIVGVFQQDSLFPHLNVRDNLLFGRKRLPSPTLDADKIIEQAGLTLLLDRKVTYLSGGERQKVALVQAILAEPKLLILDEPVTALDRQNKLAILQLIKSLYLTTQMPMLFVSHNMSEHEFLCEQLYVMENGQIIQRGEISGVVGQLTQEQRIVPQTVLKIEQTDLPEQKGLAGQNGLAGQNGLVQLRTPNGLELYTLSDRIIFNQGSSVCSILASDISVCTSPPDHSSIVNQLSGIITHISVHQHQALLTVNCSGQEFFSAITSYSLSQLALAVNQPIYLQFKASALQQLAYQGD; encoded by the coding sequence ATGAGTTATTTAGACGTTAACATCAAGGCACAGCTGGCCAATTTTTCCTTAGCAATTGAAGAGCGCATACCGCTAACGGGTATTGTTGGCTTATTCGGTCATTCAGGTGCGGGGAAGTCTACGCTATTAAAAACCATTGCTGGCCTAAAAACGCCTGCAGTTGGTGATATCACTCTGGCTGGCACTAAGCTATTGGCAACTAAAGAGCGCCTAAATGTCGCGAGCAAGCACCGGCGCATCGTCGGTGTATTTCAACAAGACAGCTTGTTTCCTCACTTAAACGTGAGAGACAATTTGCTCTTTGGCCGCAAACGCTTGCCGTCGCCAACACTCGATGCCGACAAGATTATCGAGCAAGCTGGGTTAACCTTGCTACTTGATCGCAAAGTCACGTACCTCTCAGGTGGTGAACGACAAAAAGTTGCATTAGTACAGGCAATATTGGCAGAACCTAAGTTGCTAATATTAGATGAGCCGGTTACCGCGCTCGATAGACAAAATAAACTAGCCATTTTACAACTGATTAAGTCGCTGTATCTCACCACCCAAATGCCTATGCTATTTGTCAGTCACAATATGAGTGAACATGAGTTTTTATGCGAACAGCTTTATGTGATGGAAAATGGTCAAATTATTCAGCGTGGCGAAATCTCAGGCGTGGTTGGTCAGCTCACCCAAGAGCAACGTATCGTACCGCAAACGGTATTAAAAATAGAACAAACTGACTTGCCAGAGCAAAAAGGCTTAGCAGGGCAAAACGGTCTAGCGGGGCAAAACGGTCTAGTACAACTACGCACGCCAAATGGCCTAGAGCTATATACCTTAAGCGACCGCATTATCTTTAACCAAGGCAGCAGTGTATGTAGTATTCTTGCCAGCGATATTAGTGTTTGCACCTCACCGCCAGATCATAGCTCTATCGTTAACCAGCTGTCCGGTATTATTACGCATATATCAGTTCATCAACATCAAGCCTTGTTAACGGTGAACTGCAGCGGTCAGGAATTTTTTTCAGCTATTACCAGTTATTCATTGTCGCAACTGGCATTAGCGGTTAATCAACCGATTTATCTACAATTTAAGGCAAGTGCCTTGCAACAACTGGCTTATCAAGGAGATTAA
- a CDS encoding HesA/MoeB/ThiF family protein, giving the protein MLTAQEHIRYGRQIMLSQIGVQGQLALQRAKVLIVGMGGLGCPVSLYLASAGVGNLVLCDGDEIEASNLQRQVLYTPDDIGENKAEVAAQKLAQQNPLIEIEAVDEMFDSELAESYLPEVDLVIDCTDSLSARYLLNQACYDFNVPLVIGAATGFDGQTMMIDPRQSSACYQCLFPASSSSNTADNNQNCQTLGILGPVLAIVAGMQSLTAIKYLANLPVNVNQLQLFDGLSQQWQQFTLAPQASCPVCQKQ; this is encoded by the coding sequence GTGTTAACAGCACAAGAGCATATCCGCTACGGACGTCAAATAATGCTAAGCCAAATTGGCGTACAAGGACAACTTGCCCTACAGCGCGCCAAGGTGCTAATTGTTGGCATGGGTGGCTTGGGTTGCCCAGTGAGCCTTTATCTGGCCAGTGCTGGGGTTGGTAACTTAGTGCTCTGTGATGGCGATGAAATTGAAGCATCAAATTTACAGCGGCAAGTGCTCTACACCCCAGATGACATTGGAGAAAACAAGGCCGAGGTCGCAGCTCAAAAGCTTGCGCAGCAAAACCCATTGATAGAGATCGAAGCGGTTGATGAGATGTTTGACTCAGAGCTCGCCGAAAGTTACTTACCTGAAGTTGATTTAGTGATTGATTGCACCGATAGCCTTAGTGCCCGTTACCTACTTAATCAAGCTTGCTATGACTTTAACGTACCGCTTGTAATCGGCGCAGCAACAGGCTTTGATGGCCAAACCATGATGATAGATCCACGACAATCAAGCGCTTGCTACCAGTGCTTATTCCCTGCATCTTCTTCAAGCAACACAGCAGATAACAATCAAAACTGCCAAACACTAGGGATACTTGGGCCAGTATTGGCGATAGTTGCGGGTATGCAAAGCCTAACGGCAATAAAATACCTCGCTAACCTTCCGGTGAACGTCAATCAGCTACAGTTGTTTGATGGCCTAAGCCAGCAATGGCAGCAATTTACTCTCGCCCCACAGGCGAGCTGCCCTGTTTGCCAAAAACAATAG
- the rmf gene encoding ribosome modulation factor — protein MRRQKRDRLDRAHANGYQAGLSGKSRDNCPYQSIEAKSEWLGGWRAAMNDRNMGLFK, from the coding sequence ATGAGAAGACAAAAACGAGATCGTTTGGATAGAGCGCATGCAAATGGTTACCAAGCCGGCCTTAGTGGCAAATCCCGAGACAATTGTCCTTACCAAAGTATCGAAGCCAAATCTGAATGGCTCGGCGGTTGGCGAGCGGCAATGAATGACCGTAATATGGGCTTATTTAAATAA
- the maoP gene encoding DUF413 domain-containing protein, with product MNATSIPKDSFKANRKFYDDRNYPRGMGRSGDFTLAEVQILENHGVALKALADGSQTPETELEQRFVEVCQGKLDPENKIEKTWLKYQNKVLSPKQFHTLFGRTKVEASDEETTPESIDIDAD from the coding sequence ATGAACGCAACTAGCATTCCAAAAGATAGCTTTAAGGCTAACCGCAAATTTTACGATGATAGAAACTACCCACGCGGTATGGGTAGAAGTGGCGATTTTACGCTAGCTGAAGTGCAAATTTTAGAAAACCACGGCGTTGCCTTAAAAGCATTAGCTGATGGCTCTCAAACTCCAGAAACCGAGTTGGAGCAACGGTTTGTCGAAGTTTGCCAAGGCAAGCTTGACCCTGAAAATAAAATCGAAAAAACTTGGCTTAAATACCAAAACAAAGTGTTATCACCAAAGCAGTTTCATACACTATTTGGCCGTACTAAAGTCGAAGCCAGTGATGAAGAAACGACACCCGAATCAATCGATATTGACGCTGACTAG